The following are encoded in a window of Lampris incognitus isolate fLamInc1 chromosome 15, fLamInc1.hap2, whole genome shotgun sequence genomic DNA:
- the prkg3 gene encoding cGMP-dependent protein kinase 1, which produces METQLEELRQQLEKQCQLNQELERQNKDLEQRLQEKEKLLQELQSHYHDLEFPSQGNNEVEPEVRKSRAAVMAPESIPENLEITRTKVKKSGSETSLIVKAIKKNDFLSRLDDEQTAMMVDLLVAFDYSPGNEIIKEGSEGDSMYIVAAGELLVTQAGRNLRTLTRGDVFGELAILYNCKRTATVKAKTVVSLWCMERQTYRTIITNKSKKKREQLMGFLKTSRTLKDLNDVQLSKIIDSMEEVKYQDKDVIVREGTEGNTFYIILKGEVLVTKNVSGHQKQIRRMGKGEHFGEQALIREVLRTATCTADGPVTCFSIDKEVFEETIPIEHLELFDDSKVLHETAVPGRSSASSSLKFKDLVPVYYQEGRYQGEPVTLGVGGFGRVELVISMNQGNYYAIKRVSKMHIVAKRQEEHVLFEKKILKAIQSDFIVRLHAAFRDTRYIYMVMEFCSGGEIWTKLKEVGRFDEPIAVFCTACVVEAYAYLHKKSIMYRDLKPENLMLDARGYVKLVDFGFAKEMVRGEKTYSFVGTPEYIAPEIIQNQGHDFAVDFWSLGILIFELLVGSPPFSSSEPQKIYAKILDGVLKYPPYMSEAAKSIISKLCRPRPGQRLGNTKNGIKDVRHHRWFSSMNWHKLRVGQVDAPTIRLIRKGPCYINFDSFPYDQPKAEEEFSDWDRDF; this is translated from the exons ATGGAGACGCAACTGGAAGAGCTGAGACAGCAGCTGGAAAAACAATGTCAGCTCAATCAGGAGTTGGAGAGGCAAAACAAAGACCTGG AGCAAAGACTCCAGGAGAAAGAGAAACTGCTGCAGGAGCTGCAAAGTCACTACCATGACTTAG AATTTCCCTCACAGGGCAATAATGAGGTTGAACCAGAGGTCAGGAAGAGTCGTGCTGCCGTCATGGCGCCAGAATCAATCCCAGAGAACCTGGAGATCACACGCACCAAAGTCAAGAAAAGTGGCAG TGAGACGAGTCTGATTGTCAAGGCAATCAAAAAGAATGACTTCCTGAGTCGCCTTGATGATGAGCAGACAGCCATGATGGTGGATCTCTTGGTGGCATTTGACTACAGTCCTGGGAACGAGATCATTAAAGAGGGCTCTGAAGGGGACAGCATGTACATAGTAGCAG CTGGTGAGCTCCTTGTGACCCAGGCAGGTCGTAACCTCCGAACCCTAACCCGTGGTGATGTGTTCGGGGAACTGGCCATCCTCTACAACTGCAAACGCACAGCAACAGTCAAAG CAAAGACTGTGGTGAGTCTGTGGTGCATGGAGAGACAGACCTACAGGACCATCATAACCAACAAATCCAAGAAGAAACGTGAGCAACTTATGGGCTTCTTGAAAAC GTCTCGGACCCTAAAGGACCTGAATGACGTCCAGTTATCAAAGATAATCGACTCCATGGAAGAG GTAAAGTACCAGGACAAGGACGTGATAGTTCGAGAGGGGACTGAAGGAAATACTTTCTATATCATCCTCAAAGGAGAG GTGTTGGTGACTAAGAATGTGAGTGGACATCAGAAGCAGATTCGCCGTATGGGAAAAGGGGAACATTTCGGGGAACAGGCCCTCATACG GGAGGTGCTGAGAACTGCTACTTGCACTGCTGATGGTCCAGTTACCTGCTTCTCCATTGACAAGGA GGTGTTTGAGGAGACCATTCCCATTGAACACCTGGAGCTTTTTGATGA CTCCAAGGTGCTTCATGAGACAGCTGTCCCTGGGAGGTCAAG TGCCAGctcctctctgaagtttaaagaCCTGGTTCCTGTGTACTACCAAGAGGGACGCTATCAGGGAGAGCCTGTCACCCTCGGAGTGGGAGGCTTTGGCCGTGttgagctg GTGATCTCCATGAACCAAGGGAATTACTATGCCATAAAGCGGGTCAGTAAGATGCACATCGTGGCCAAGCGACAGGAAGAGCATGTCCTCTTTGAGAAGAAGATCCTCAAAGCCATCCAGTCTGACTTCATTGTTAG GCTTCACGCTGCTTTCCGAGACACACGGTACATCTACATGGTTATGGAGTTCTGCAGTGGAGGGGAGATCTGGACCAAACTTAAAGAAGT GGGTCGTTTTGATGAGCCCATTGCTGTTTTCTGCACTGCCTGTGTGGTGGAGGCTTACGCCTACCTCCACAAAAAGAGCATAATGTACAGAGACCTCAAACCTGAGAACCTGATGCTCGACGCTCGGGGCTACGTCAAACTG GTGGACTTTGGGTTTGCCAAGGAGATGGTTCGTGGTGAGAAGACCTACTCGTTTGTGGGAACTCCTGAGTACATTGCCCCAGAGATCATCCAGAACCAGGGACATGACTTTGCGGTTGACTTCTGGTCCCTTGGTATCCTGATCTTTGAACTTCTAGTGGGAAG TCCTCCCTTCTCAAGTTCAGAGCCCCAGAAGATCTATGCCAAGATTTTGGATGGGGTGCTCAAGTATCCACCATACATGAGCGAGGCTGCCAAGTCCATCATCAGCAAATTGTGCAG ACCTCGGCCAGGTCAGAGGCTAGGAAACACCAAGAATGGAATCAAAGATGTGCGGCACCACAG